In the genome of Rhodoferax sp. BAB1, one region contains:
- a CDS encoding enoyl-CoA hydratase/isomerase family protein translates to MSGRIQLQRQGTLALVTLSHPGKFNAMSCAMWRELRAVFLALQADPSLRCIVLRGEGGHFCAGGDISEYEGFRFSEASLRDFHENEVWGGLQAVLDCDVPVIAQIEGNCMGAGVEIACCCDIRIATETARFGAPIGRLGFPMAPREAALVLREAGATTAREMLLEGAVLTAQQMQARGFVQRVLPAAQLADEIEASTQRIQALAPQAARLNKQALRTLQSSVAAPALQALLGGAYAYADSAEHREGIAAFLAKRPAEFSHPTS, encoded by the coding sequence ATGAGCGGCCGTATCCAGCTGCAGCGGCAGGGCACCTTGGCCCTGGTCACCCTCAGCCACCCCGGCAAGTTCAACGCCATGTCCTGTGCGATGTGGCGTGAGCTGCGCGCGGTGTTCCTGGCCCTGCAGGCCGATCCTTCCCTGCGCTGCATCGTGCTGCGCGGGGAGGGCGGTCATTTCTGTGCAGGGGGCGACATCTCCGAGTACGAGGGCTTCCGCTTTAGCGAGGCCAGCCTGCGCGACTTCCACGAGAACGAGGTCTGGGGTGGCCTGCAGGCCGTGCTGGACTGCGACGTGCCCGTGATCGCCCAGATCGAGGGCAACTGCATGGGGGCAGGCGTGGAGATCGCCTGCTGCTGCGACATCCGGATCGCCACCGAGACGGCGCGTTTTGGTGCGCCGATCGGCCGCCTCGGTTTTCCCATGGCGCCGCGTGAGGCCGCCCTGGTCCTGCGCGAGGCCGGTGCCACGACGGCACGCGAGATGCTGCTGGAAGGCGCCGTGCTGACGGCCCAGCAGATGCAGGCGCGCGGTTTTGTGCAGCGCGTGCTGCCAGCGGCGCAACTGGCCGATGAGATCGAGGCCAGCACGCAGCGCATCCAGGCACTGGCTCCGCAGGCCGCCCGCCTGAACAAGCAGGCCTTGCGCACCCTGCAGTCGTCCGTCGCTGCGCCGGCGCTGCAGGCCTTGCTGGGCGGGGCCTATGCCTATGCCGACAGCGCCGAGCACCGCGAAGGCATCGCCGCTTTCCTGGCCAAGCGGCCCGCCGAATTTTCACATCCGACTTCCTGA
- a CDS encoding universal stress protein, with translation MYQRILVATDGSTLSKKAVSSAIALARLSGAELVALKVVPRYPQSYFEGGLALAPSDIAKIEKQWATHGQAVVDGVARSSAAKGLSVKAVVVKSDLVSEAIIATAKKNKCDLIVMASHGRRGVKRLLLGSETQQVLTHSSIPVLVLR, from the coding sequence ATGTACCAACGCATCCTCGTCGCCACCGATGGCAGCACCCTGTCCAAGAAGGCCGTGAGCAGTGCCATCGCCCTGGCCAGGCTCAGCGGCGCCGAACTGGTCGCCCTGAAGGTGGTGCCACGTTATCCGCAGAGCTATTTCGAAGGCGGCCTGGCCCTGGCGCCCAGCGACATTGCCAAGATCGAAAAACAGTGGGCGACCCACGGCCAGGCCGTGGTGGACGGCGTCGCCAGGTCGTCTGCGGCCAAGGGACTCAGCGTCAAGGCCGTGGTGGTCAAGTCCGATCTGGTCAGCGAGGCCATCATCGCCACCGCCAAGAAGAACAAGTGCGACCTCATCGTCATGGCCTCCCACGGCCGCAGGGGTGTCAAGCGCCTGCTGCTGGGCAGCGAGACCCAGCAGGTGCTGACGCACTCGAGCATTCCGGTGCTGGTGCTGCGCTGA
- a CDS encoding malonyl-CoA synthase, producing MSRTNTNLFSALRAAFPADLDAVAIETDNGLQYSWRDLERATAMLANLLQSLNLPEGSRVAVQVEKSVEAMMLYLATLRAGYVFLPLNTAYQSAEIEYFIANAEPAVVVCSPRNFGWVSKLVFKAGTQHVYTLDDNRSGSLLERAAHCSDRHVPVERQADDLAAILYTSGTTGRSKGAMLTHGNLLSNARVLKDYWGWKTGDVLIHALPIFHVHGLFVALHGALLNGSKMFWMAKFDPKRVLEKMPEATVFMGVPTLYVRLLAEPGLTREAVRNMRLFVAGSAPLLIETFQAWQQRTGHTILERYGMSETIMLTSNPYDARLGERRGGTVGFPLPGVSLRVCDQADQALPVGEIGGIQVKGPNVFKGYWRMPEKTKEEFTADGYFRTGDVGKIDERGYVAIVGRSKDLIISGGYNVYPAEIEGYVNEMPGVAESALVGVPHPDFGEVGVAVVVRKPGATLDGEQIIASLKSRLANFKIPKKCFVVDDLPRNTMGKVQKNLLRDQYKALFGA from the coding sequence ATGTCCCGAACCAACACCAACCTGTTTTCCGCACTGCGTGCGGCTTTCCCCGCCGATCTCGATGCCGTCGCCATCGAGACCGATAACGGCCTGCAGTATTCCTGGCGCGACCTGGAGCGCGCCACGGCCATGCTGGCCAACCTGCTGCAGTCGCTGAACCTGCCCGAGGGGTCGCGCGTGGCCGTGCAGGTGGAGAAGTCGGTCGAGGCCATGATGCTCTACCTGGCCACGCTGCGCGCCGGCTACGTCTTCCTGCCGCTGAACACGGCCTACCAGAGTGCCGAGATCGAGTATTTCATCGCGAATGCCGAGCCGGCCGTGGTGGTGTGCAGCCCCAGGAACTTCGGCTGGGTCAGCAAGCTGGTCTTCAAGGCCGGCACCCAGCACGTCTACACCCTGGATGACAACCGCAGCGGCTCGCTGCTGGAACGTGCCGCGCACTGTTCGGACCGTCATGTGCCGGTCGAACGCCAGGCCGATGACCTGGCGGCCATCCTCTACACCAGCGGCACCACCGGCCGCAGCAAGGGCGCCATGCTCACGCATGGCAACCTGCTGAGCAATGCCCGGGTTCTGAAAGACTACTGGGGCTGGAAAACCGGTGACGTGCTGATCCATGCGCTGCCCATCTTCCACGTGCATGGCCTGTTCGTGGCCCTGCACGGTGCGCTGCTCAACGGCAGCAAGATGTTCTGGATGGCGAAGTTCGACCCGAAACGCGTGCTCGAGAAGATGCCCGAGGCGACCGTCTTCATGGGCGTGCCCACGCTCTACGTGCGCCTGCTGGCCGAGCCGGGCCTGACCCGCGAGGCGGTGCGTAACATGCGCCTGTTCGTTGCCGGTTCGGCACCCTTGCTGATCGAAACCTTCCAGGCCTGGCAGCAGCGCACCGGCCACACCATCCTGGAGCGCTACGGCATGAGCGAGACCATCATGCTGACCTCCAATCCTTATGACGCCAGGCTCGGCGAGCGCCGTGGCGGCACCGTGGGTTTCCCGCTGCCGGGCGTGAGCCTGCGTGTCTGCGATCAGGCCGACCAAGCCCTGCCCGTGGGCGAGATCGGCGGCATCCAGGTCAAGGGCCCCAATGTGTTCAAGGGCTACTGGCGCATGCCCGAGAAGACAAAAGAAGAGTTCACCGCCGACGGCTACTTCCGCACCGGTGACGTGGGCAAGATCGATGAGCGTGGTTACGTGGCCATCGTCGGCCGCAGCAAGGACCTGATCATCAGCGGCGGCTACAACGTCTACCCGGCCGAGATCGAGGGTTATGTCAATGAAATGCCCGGTGTGGCCGAGAGCGCGCTGGTGGGCGTGCCGCATCCGGACTTCGGTGAGGTGGGGGTCGCCGTGGTGGTGCGCAAACCCGGCGCAACGCTGGATGGCGAGCAGATCATTGCCAGCTTGAAGTCCAGGCTGGCCAACTTCAAGATTCCCAAGAAGTGCTTCGTGGTTGACGACCTGCCGCGCAACACCATGGGCAAGGTGCAGAAGAACCTGCTGCGGGACCAGTACAAGGCGCTGTTCGGCGCCTGA
- the ccoS gene encoding cbb3-type cytochrome oxidase assembly protein CcoS: MDILYLLIPLSVALVFFILGGLWWAIERGQFEDIEAEGERILRDS, encoded by the coding sequence ATGGACATACTGTATTTGCTGATCCCGCTCTCGGTGGCGCTGGTGTTTTTCATCCTCGGGGGCCTGTGGTGGGCCATAGAGCGCGGCCAGTTCGAGGACATCGAGGCCGAGGGCGAGCGGATTCTGCGGGATTCTTGA
- a CDS encoding cation-translocating P-type ATPase, whose translation MQSASLAVSAQLLPVSGERPLLSGGAQLEAGPLLDDPAAWSAFSRPVDGQADSWESHLVIEGMHCAACALSVEDALRSVPGVASASVSAGSRRARVRWQADAVLPSGWMEAVRRAGYRAVPANDAFASERRRQETRKALWRWAVAGLCMMQVMMYAWPAYVAEPGDLTAEMEQLLRWASWVLTLPVMLFSCGPFFSAALRDILQRRISMDLPVALGMGITFVVSTAGTFEPQGIFGREVYFDSLTMFVFFLLTGRWLEQRLRERTAGALDALMNRLPDSVLRQRADGEFERVAVRRVLPGDVLRVLPGEAFPADGVVIDGETLADEALLTGESRPLLRGVGASVIAGSHNLNAAVQVRVERTGEDTRFAQIVALMEQAATSRPQLAQLVDRLARPFLIGVLLAAGGAAAFWWSHDPGHALMVAVAVLVVTCPCALSLATPAAMLAAAGTLARQGVLVRRLGGLEALAEVDTVLFDKTGTLTRDAMVLQSVSTRAGVDRNEALAMAMALAQQSLHPVSRALFAAGQGEGVLAWRSEQVHELAGQGLRGLVSPPPGQGGVTQELRLGSRAHCGVSLAAPAGPHAVLSDAQGWLAIFEFGEDIRPDAAATVAALQAQGIEVRILSGDAAPAVARVADRLGIREARGGCTPQDKLAFLQAAQRQGRRVAVVGDGLNDGPALAGAHVSFAFGQAVPLAQAQSDFVVLGDSLAAVGRALLLARRTLRIVRQNLAWAVVYNAACVPLAVAGWLPAWLAGLGMAASSLLVVLNALRLAVAPSHKEAI comes from the coding sequence ATGCAATCTGCCAGTCTTGCCGTGTCTGCGCAACTCCTGCCGGTGTCCGGGGAGCGCCCGTTGCTGTCCGGCGGGGCTCAGCTCGAGGCTGGGCCACTGCTCGATGATCCGGCGGCCTGGTCCGCCTTCAGCCGCCCGGTGGACGGGCAGGCGGACAGCTGGGAGTCTCATCTGGTGATCGAAGGTATGCACTGTGCCGCCTGCGCGCTGAGCGTCGAGGATGCCTTGCGTAGTGTGCCGGGCGTGGCGTCCGCCAGCGTCAGCGCCGGGAGCCGGCGCGCCCGTGTGCGCTGGCAGGCCGATGCCGTGTTGCCCTCGGGCTGGATGGAAGCCGTGCGCCGTGCCGGTTACCGGGCCGTGCCGGCCAACGACGCCTTTGCCAGCGAACGCCGGCGCCAGGAGACCCGCAAGGCCTTGTGGCGCTGGGCGGTGGCAGGCCTTTGCATGATGCAGGTCATGATGTACGCGTGGCCGGCCTATGTGGCCGAGCCCGGTGACCTGACGGCCGAGATGGAGCAGCTGCTGCGCTGGGCCTCCTGGGTGCTGACGCTGCCGGTCATGTTGTTTTCCTGCGGGCCCTTCTTCTCCGCCGCCCTGCGCGACATCCTGCAGCGGCGCATCAGCATGGACCTGCCGGTGGCCCTGGGCATGGGCATCACCTTCGTGGTCAGCACGGCCGGCACCTTCGAGCCCCAGGGCATCTTTGGCCGAGAGGTGTACTTCGACTCGCTGACCATGTTCGTCTTTTTCCTGCTCACCGGGCGCTGGCTGGAGCAGCGCCTGCGCGAGCGCACCGCCGGCGCCCTCGACGCCCTGATGAACCGCCTGCCCGACAGCGTGTTGCGCCAGCGTGCCGACGGCGAGTTCGAGCGTGTGGCGGTGCGCCGCGTGTTGCCTGGCGACGTGCTGCGCGTGCTGCCGGGCGAAGCCTTCCCGGCAGATGGTGTGGTGATCGACGGTGAAACTCTGGCCGACGAGGCCCTGCTCACGGGCGAGTCCCGTCCGCTGCTGCGTGGCGTCGGCGCCAGCGTCATTGCCGGCAGCCACAACCTGAACGCCGCGGTGCAGGTGCGGGTGGAGCGCACGGGGGAGGACACGCGTTTTGCCCAGATCGTGGCGCTGATGGAGCAGGCCGCCACCAGCCGGCCGCAACTGGCGCAACTGGTGGACCGTCTGGCCCGGCCCTTCCTGATCGGTGTCCTGCTGGCGGCGGGCGGTGCCGCGGCTTTCTGGTGGTCGCATGATCCGGGCCACGCCCTGATGGTGGCGGTCGCGGTGCTGGTGGTGACCTGTCCCTGTGCCCTCTCGCTGGCCACGCCGGCGGCCATGCTGGCCGCCGCCGGCACGCTGGCGCGCCAGGGGGTGCTGGTGCGCCGCCTGGGGGGGCTGGAGGCGCTGGCTGAAGTGGACACGGTGCTGTTCGACAAGACCGGCACCCTGACGCGTGACGCCATGGTGCTGCAGTCCGTGTCGACCCGCGCAGGCGTGGATCGCAACGAGGCGCTGGCCATGGCCATGGCGCTGGCGCAACAGTCCTTGCACCCGGTGTCGCGGGCCTTGTTCGCGGCCGGGCAGGGCGAGGGTGTGCTGGCCTGGCGGTCCGAGCAGGTGCATGAGCTTGCGGGCCAGGGCTTGCGGGGGCTGGTCAGCCCCCCGCCGGGGCAGGGCGGCGTCACTCAGGAACTGCGCCTGGGTTCCCGGGCGCACTGCGGTGTCAGCCTTGCCGCACCGGCCGGCCCGCACGCCGTGCTCAGTGATGCCCAGGGCTGGCTGGCCATCTTCGAGTTCGGCGAAGACATCCGCCCGGATGCAGCCGCCACCGTGGCCGCCTTGCAGGCCCAGGGCATCGAGGTGCGCATCCTCTCGGGCGATGCGGCGCCGGCCGTGGCCCGTGTGGCCGACCGGCTGGGCATCCGCGAGGCCCGTGGTGGCTGCACGCCGCAGGACAAGCTGGCCTTTTTGCAGGCGGCCCAGCGACAGGGGCGCCGCGTGGCCGTGGTGGGCGACGGCCTGAACGATGGCCCGGCCCTGGCCGGCGCCCATGTCTCCTTTGCCTTTGGCCAGGCGGTGCCGCTGGCCCAGGCGCAATCCGATTTTGTCGTGCTGGGGGACAGTCTGGCCGCGGTCGGCCGCGCCCTGCTGCTGGCGCGCCGCACCCTGCGCATCGTGCGCCAGAACCTGGCCTGGGCCGTCGTCTACAACGCCGCCTGCGTGCCGCTGGCCGTGGCGGGCTGGCTGCCGGCCTGGCTGGCCGGCCTGGGCATGGCGGCCAGTTCTCTGCTGGTGGTGCTCAACGCCCTGCGGTTGGCCGTAGCCCCAAGTCACAAGGAAGCCATCTGA